From the Bacillota bacterium genome, one window contains:
- a CDS encoding bis-aminopropyl spermidine synthase family protein has translation MNRVHKQILRSLLHSPKSFWQLIRDQNTHLAGYTQALASLAEQDLVKEKNHLLELTEKGNEAARREGLIPYQNVTCTHCAGRGISLESFFKNLTQEFCRIAAFRPQAIPEFDQGYIEPEITVARAAFMYARGDLEGQKIIILGDDDLTSLAVALTGLPKEITVLEIDERILDFINRVAAERKWGHLKTYKYDVREPLPAGLAGKYDTFFTDPVETLPGLKLFLSRCTEALKGRESAGYLGLTHLEASRQKWYSIQKMFLEMGFVITDLIYNFHCYDLERSTFIKRNYPVIEASPFNLSVPDVNWYTSNLIRLEAVQDPRPLTRGAVQLGRELYFDEEAHATLPLRS, from the coding sequence ATGAACCGGGTACATAAACAAATTCTGCGGAGCCTGCTACACTCACCTAAAAGCTTTTGGCAGTTGATTCGAGACCAGAACACCCACCTTGCAGGGTATACCCAGGCCCTTGCTTCCCTGGCTGAACAGGATTTAGTCAAGGAAAAAAATCATCTCCTGGAATTAACCGAAAAGGGGAATGAAGCGGCGCGCAGAGAAGGTTTAATCCCATATCAGAATGTGACATGCACCCACTGCGCCGGGCGCGGCATTTCTCTCGAGTCCTTTTTTAAAAATCTAACCCAGGAATTTTGCCGCATCGCGGCTTTCCGCCCCCAGGCCATCCCGGAGTTCGATCAGGGCTACATTGAACCTGAAATTACCGTTGCCCGGGCGGCATTCATGTACGCCCGGGGCGACCTGGAAGGCCAGAAAATCATCATTTTGGGGGATGATGATCTGACGAGCCTTGCGGTGGCGCTCACCGGTTTGCCCAAAGAGATCACCGTCCTGGAGATTGACGAACGCATCCTGGATTTTATCAACCGGGTAGCCGCAGAACGGAAATGGGGCCACCTCAAAACGTATAAATATGACGTCAGGGAGCCCCTCCCTGCCGGCCTCGCGGGCAAGTACGACACCTTTTTTACCGACCCTGTGGAAACACTCCCCGGTTTAAAACTGTTTCTCTCCCGCTGCACCGAAGCCCTGAAAGGCAGGGAGAGCGCGGGCTATCTGGGCTTAACCCACCTGGAGGCTTCACGCCAGAAATGGTACTCGATCCAGAAAATGTTTCTGGAAATGGGTTTCGTAATCACCGACCTGATCTATAATTTTCACTGCTACGACCTGGAGCGCTCCACTTTTATTAAACGAAACTACCCGGTGATTGAGGCCTCCCCGTTCAACCTCAGCGTTCCTGATGTCAACTGGTACACCTCAAACTTAATCCGGCTGGAAGCAGTTCAGGACCCGCGGCCTCTAACCCGGGGGGCTGTACAGCTGGGCCGGGAACTCTACTTCGACGAGGAGGCTCATGCCACCTTACCCCTCCGGAGTTGA
- a CDS encoding NUDIX hydrolase, translating to MEGVRSSSRAYPARPLVGVGGVVLKGEELLLVRRSAPPSQGLWSFPGGGVEIGEELAEALKREVREECGISIEVGRIVGVFDLIYRDPGGGVAYHYLLVDFLASYLEGDLRAGSDVADAVWVPCREALKFDLAEGARQLLMFLQGSGLKNSDLFYGRIGT from the coding sequence TTGGAAGGCGTCCGGTCCAGTTCCCGGGCCTACCCGGCGCGCCCCCTGGTAGGAGTGGGGGGCGTAGTCTTGAAGGGAGAGGAGTTGTTGCTTGTCCGGAGGAGCGCGCCACCCAGCCAGGGGCTGTGGAGTTTTCCTGGAGGAGGCGTGGAAATCGGGGAGGAACTGGCCGAGGCCCTGAAAAGAGAGGTTCGCGAGGAATGCGGCATTTCCATTGAAGTTGGGCGCATCGTGGGTGTTTTCGATTTAATCTACCGGGATCCGGGGGGAGGGGTTGCATACCACTACCTCCTGGTTGATTTTCTGGCCAGCTACCTGGAAGGCGACCTCAGGGCCGGCTCGGATGTTGCGGATGCCGTTTGGGTGCCTTGCAGGGAAGCCCTGAAATTTGATCTGGCCGAGGGGGCCAGGCAACTCCTGATGTTTTTGCAGGGCAGCGGCCTTAAAAATTCGGATCTTTTTTACGGACGCATCGGAACCTGA
- a CDS encoding iron-containing alcohol dehydrogenase, whose translation MLFDLLVPPRIIFGPGTAGRLGEEAARFGRRLLLVTGRRALQASGMIDRILAPLSSAELDVIIFNEVPAEPTLEVVEAGLEKARRAKVDFVVGAGGGSVLDIAKAVAGLYHAQGSVKEYFEGRPVEQEGISWLAVPTTAGSGAEATRNAVLIDPETCRKQSIRCDMWMAAVALVDPVLTMTMPPELTAVTGMDALTHAFEAYTSRWSHPLTEALAFEAAVLICRNLYTAYTRGNDREAREKMALGSLMAGIALNNARPGAAHALAHPVGVRYSIPHGLACAILLPYVMEYNLIFVEEKFARIAQALGLVPPETPSIEAARRLVSFVVALRARLKIPAKLKDVGLQQEDLSSLAEAALASSSLAANPRAAGYSDLAKILEANL comes from the coding sequence GTGCTTTTTGATTTGTTAGTTCCCCCGCGCATTATTTTTGGACCCGGAACTGCGGGGCGTTTAGGTGAGGAGGCGGCTCGTTTCGGACGGAGGCTCCTTCTGGTTACCGGGCGCCGCGCCCTTCAAGCAAGCGGGATGATTGACCGGATTCTCGCCCCTCTTTCTTCAGCAGAACTCGATGTCATTATTTTTAACGAGGTTCCTGCCGAGCCAACCCTTGAAGTGGTAGAGGCCGGTCTCGAAAAAGCCCGCCGCGCAAAGGTTGATTTCGTCGTCGGGGCCGGGGGAGGAAGCGTCCTTGATATTGCAAAGGCGGTGGCCGGTCTTTACCATGCGCAGGGGTCGGTGAAAGAATATTTCGAAGGACGGCCCGTTGAACAGGAGGGTATTTCCTGGCTTGCGGTTCCCACGACAGCAGGGAGCGGGGCCGAGGCTACCAGAAATGCCGTTTTGATTGATCCCGAAACCTGCCGGAAGCAAAGCATTCGTTGCGACATGTGGATGGCGGCAGTTGCCCTTGTGGATCCCGTTTTAACCATGACCATGCCGCCGGAGCTCACCGCGGTTACGGGAATGGATGCCTTAACCCACGCCTTCGAAGCCTATACCTCCCGCTGGTCGCATCCTCTTACGGAGGCGCTTGCCTTTGAGGCTGCAGTTCTTATCTGCCGGAACCTGTACACAGCTTACACGCGCGGGAATGACCGGGAAGCACGTGAAAAAATGGCATTGGGAAGTTTAATGGCCGGGATCGCGCTCAACAATGCCCGCCCGGGTGCGGCGCACGCCCTTGCCCACCCGGTGGGGGTCCGGTACTCCATCCCGCATGGTCTTGCCTGCGCCATTTTGCTTCCGTATGTCATGGAGTACAACCTGATTTTCGTTGAGGAAAAATTCGCCCGGATTGCGCAGGCCCTCGGGCTTGTTCCACCCGAAACTCCTTCGATTGAAGCAGCCCGCCGCCTTGTTTCATTTGTCGTTGCGCTGCGGGCCCGGCTCAAGATCCCCGCAAAGTTGAAAGATGTTGGTTTGCAGCAGGAGGATCTCTCTTCTCTGGCCGAAGCCGCGCTTGCGTCATCCTCTTTGGCTGCAAACCCCCGGGCCGCAGGATATTCCGACCTGGCGAAGATCCTCGAGGCCAATCTTTAA
- a CDS encoding Nif3-like dinuclear metal center hexameric protein, whose amino-acid sequence MPVRCEKLITWLEEWAPKFLAQEGDRTGLLIGSRSGVIEKVLVALEVTEEVVNEAVDVGVQLIVSHHPLFRDPLSSLPFDTFPTSLIARLVQAGIHLYVAHTNLDAAPGGVSDVLARRLGLAELELLLPTRIEKLYKVVVFVPQGYEDAVREAMCSRGAGWIGNYSECTFQTEGTGTFRPLPGSDPFLGRVGELEKAREFRLETIVPEEKLSRVLEAMLQAHPYEEVAYDVYPLWNQGRCYGFGRVGKLPEPVSLDRFAGEVKRLLELKMVRVIGDPGRIVKKVALCGGSGMSLLARALKAGADVYLTGDVRHHEALEAKAHGIAVVDAGHHGTEWVVVPVLAGYLRERAEKEKVELEVLVSRVNTDPFLYF is encoded by the coding sequence ATGCCAGTTAGATGCGAAAAGCTCATAACCTGGCTTGAGGAGTGGGCGCCGAAATTCCTGGCGCAGGAAGGGGACCGCACCGGCCTCCTTATCGGCTCGCGTTCCGGTGTGATTGAAAAGGTTCTGGTGGCTCTCGAAGTTACGGAAGAAGTGGTAAACGAGGCGGTGGATGTGGGGGTGCAGCTCATTGTCTCGCACCACCCCCTTTTCCGCGATCCCCTCTCCTCTTTGCCCTTTGACACCTTCCCCACTTCTTTAATTGCCCGGCTGGTGCAGGCTGGCATCCATCTCTACGTGGCCCATACCAATCTGGATGCAGCCCCTGGTGGGGTCAGCGACGTGCTGGCCCGCCGCCTGGGCCTGGCGGAGCTCGAACTCTTGCTGCCGACGCGTATCGAGAAGTTATATAAGGTTGTTGTCTTCGTTCCTCAGGGGTACGAAGATGCCGTGCGTGAGGCAATGTGCAGCCGGGGAGCGGGATGGATCGGGAATTATTCGGAATGCACTTTCCAGACCGAAGGCACCGGAACCTTTCGCCCGCTTCCCGGGTCCGATCCCTTCCTGGGTCGGGTGGGGGAACTGGAGAAGGCCCGGGAGTTCAGGCTGGAAACCATTGTCCCCGAGGAGAAGCTTTCCCGGGTTTTAGAGGCAATGCTGCAGGCCCATCCCTATGAAGAGGTGGCCTACGATGTTTATCCTCTCTGGAACCAGGGACGCTGCTACGGCTTCGGGCGGGTGGGGAAGCTGCCGGAGCCCGTTTCGCTTGACCGCTTTGCCGGAGAAGTTAAAAGGTTGCTGGAGTTGAAAATGGTGCGGGTGATCGGAGATCCCGGCAGGATCGTCAAGAAAGTGGCGCTTTGCGGGGGGAGCGGGATGTCCCTTCTCGCCCGGGCGCTGAAAGCCGGCGCCGATGTCTACCTTACGGGAGATGTCAGGCACCACGAGGCCCTTGAGGCAAAGGCGCACGGGATTGCTGTTGTTGATGCCGGGCATCACGGAACGGAGTGGGTGGTTGTCCCCGTCCTGGCCGGTTACTTGCGAGAAAGGGCAGAGAAAGAAAAAGTGGAGCTGGAGGTTCTGGTTTCCCGGGTCAACACAGATCCATTTCTATATTTTTAA
- a CDS encoding tyrosine--tRNA ligase: protein MSKLVLDFEKQWKTISRGAVEIIPQEELVQKLRRSLAQNRPLKIKLGLDPTAPDIHLGHTVVLHKLRQFQELGHEVVLILGDFTARIGDPSGRTETRKQLTEAEVMANMATYKAQIGKIIDLDRAEVVFNSTWLAPLSFAEVIELAAKYTVARMLERDDFARRYREGLPIGVHEFLYPLMQAYDSVVLRADVEIGGTDQKFNLMVGRDLQREYGQEPQVAVLMPILEGLDGVQKMSKSLGNYIGITEPPEEIYGKTMSIPDELILRYFELVTPVDLNEIQEIKNGLAEGSLHPRDAKMRLARELVSLYYDAQAARHAEEEFIAVFQRGEMPEEIPEVFLDPGELEEGERIWLPKLLVKARLANSTSAGKRLIAQGAVKIEGEKILDADAVVPVNDGMVVRVGKRKFVRIFRTSG from the coding sequence GTGTCAAAACTGGTTCTGGATTTTGAAAAACAGTGGAAAACCATCAGCCGCGGTGCGGTTGAGATCATTCCCCAGGAGGAGCTTGTTCAAAAACTGCGGCGCTCTCTTGCGCAAAACAGGCCCCTCAAGATCAAATTAGGGCTTGATCCCACCGCTCCTGATATTCACCTGGGACATACGGTTGTTTTGCACAAGCTCCGCCAGTTTCAGGAGCTGGGCCACGAGGTCGTTCTGATTCTCGGCGATTTTACGGCCCGGATTGGCGATCCCTCCGGACGCACGGAAACACGGAAGCAGCTGACCGAGGCTGAGGTGATGGCCAATATGGCAACGTACAAGGCACAGATCGGGAAGATCATCGATCTCGACCGGGCGGAGGTTGTTTTCAACAGCACGTGGCTGGCACCCCTCTCTTTTGCCGAGGTGATTGAACTGGCGGCAAAGTATACCGTTGCCAGGATGCTGGAGCGGGACGATTTCGCGCGCCGTTACCGGGAAGGCCTTCCCATCGGAGTCCATGAATTTCTCTACCCTTTGATGCAGGCCTATGATTCTGTTGTGTTACGCGCGGATGTGGAAATCGGGGGAACCGATCAAAAGTTCAACCTGATGGTAGGACGGGATCTCCAGCGGGAATACGGGCAGGAGCCCCAGGTAGCCGTTTTAATGCCTATTTTAGAAGGGCTAGATGGTGTTCAGAAGATGAGCAAGAGCCTGGGCAATTATATTGGAATTACCGAACCCCCGGAAGAAATTTACGGGAAAACAATGTCTATCCCGGACGAACTGATCCTCCGTTATTTTGAACTTGTCACCCCGGTGGATCTGAACGAGATCCAGGAGATAAAAAACGGTTTGGCCGAAGGGTCTCTTCACCCCAGGGACGCCAAAATGAGACTGGCGCGCGAACTTGTTTCCTTATATTACGACGCTCAGGCCGCGCGGCATGCGGAGGAAGAGTTTATTGCCGTCTTTCAAAGAGGAGAGATGCCGGAAGAAATCCCGGAAGTGTTTTTGGACCCGGGAGAATTGGAGGAGGGTGAGAGGATCTGGCTCCCCAAGCTCCTGGTAAAGGCCCGCCTGGCAAACAGCACTTCGGCAGGGAAGCGGCTGATCGCCCAGGGTGCGGTAAAAATCGAAGGGGAAAAGATCCTGGATGCCGATGCGGTTGTCCCTGTAAATGACGGGATGGTGGTCCGCGTCGGGAAGCGAAAGTTTGTCCGCATCTTTCGAACCTCCGGATAA
- a CDS encoding ribonuclease HI family protein, giving the protein MVFYIDGASRGNPGRAGAGVVVCNEAGQIIKERKEYLGKATNNVAEYRALLLALQEALAQGATQVEVYTDSELLARQWNGEYRVRSPHLAPLVQQARSLSRAFSSCKLSHIPRTQNRRADLLANRAIDESSTPEG; this is encoded by the coding sequence TTGGTTTTTTATATAGACGGCGCCTCCCGGGGGAATCCCGGGAGGGCCGGGGCGGGAGTTGTTGTCTGCAACGAGGCCGGGCAAATAATAAAAGAGAGAAAGGAGTACCTGGGAAAGGCAACCAACAACGTTGCGGAATACCGCGCCCTGCTGCTTGCGTTGCAGGAAGCCCTGGCGCAGGGCGCCACTCAAGTCGAAGTCTATACGGACAGCGAGCTTCTGGCGCGCCAGTGGAACGGGGAGTACCGCGTCCGGAGCCCGCACCTTGCTCCCCTCGTCCAGCAGGCGCGGTCCCTTTCCCGGGCGTTCTCGAGCTGCAAACTCAGTCACATCCCCAGAACGCAAAACAGGCGCGCCGATCTCCTGGCGAACCGGGCCATCGATGAGTCTTCAACTCCGGAGGGGTAA
- a CDS encoding SAM-dependent methyltransferase gives MKLPERLARIAAYVKPGAIVADIGTDHALLPVYLIKQGISPRVIAGELHPGPLEAARSTVAFYGLEKQIQVREGDGLQVLQPAEAETVVIAGMGGAKIKDILEASPAVLERVKRLILQPLGGSGILRNWLLSNGWLLVDEDLVFEGGHFYEIIVAEPGSPGGGERKEGGSLGNPDSDLESRLHLEFGPRLLEKRHPLLVPFLEKQVREMENVVRALERARTPAARQMQREWIRKIEFFKKVIACQLDAKSS, from the coding sequence TTGAAATTACCGGAGAGGCTTGCCCGGATCGCGGCCTATGTCAAACCGGGCGCCATCGTAGCCGATATCGGAACAGATCACGCTTTGTTGCCTGTGTACCTGATAAAACAGGGCATTTCCCCCAGGGTGATCGCCGGCGAACTCCACCCCGGCCCCTTGGAGGCAGCCCGCTCGACGGTTGCCTTTTACGGTTTGGAAAAGCAAATTCAAGTCAGGGAAGGGGACGGACTTCAGGTCCTGCAGCCTGCCGAAGCAGAGACTGTGGTGATTGCCGGGATGGGAGGCGCAAAAATCAAGGACATCCTGGAGGCTTCTCCGGCCGTGCTCGAAAGGGTGAAGCGTCTTATCCTGCAGCCCCTGGGGGGCTCGGGAATTTTGCGCAACTGGCTGTTGAGCAACGGCTGGCTGCTTGTGGACGAAGATCTGGTTTTCGAAGGGGGACATTTTTACGAGATCATCGTCGCCGAACCAGGCTCCCCGGGAGGTGGAGAAAGAAAGGAGGGGGGAAGCCTCGGGAATCCTGACTCTGATTTGGAATCAAGGCTGCATCTCGAATTTGGGCCCAGGCTTTTGGAAAAAAGGCATCCCCTCCTTGTTCCTTTTCTGGAAAAGCAGGTTCGAGAGATGGAAAATGTGGTTAGAGCCCTGGAGCGTGCCAGGACCCCCGCGGCCCGGCAGATGCAACGCGAGTGGATTCGCAAGATTGAATTCTTTAAGAAGGTGATCGCATGCCAGTTAGATGCGAAAAGCTCATAA
- the yunB gene encoding sporulation protein YunB translates to MRRRTSGLKIGLLVFFAALSLFSLTFFIFENNLKPTIREIAEAKARWVATEAVNNAIKQKIAESVDYHELIFVHKDSQGRIVLMQPNIVRINRLASDTTLAIQTTLKELADDQFFIPVGQVLGSQLLANYGPRIRVSICPVGTVRTNVFDRFEEAGINQTRHRLYLDIQSQVKVVIPLITSNVKVATQVPVTDTIIVGQVPETYVKFYAGAPGKQF, encoded by the coding sequence TTGCGGCGCCGTACCTCAGGCCTCAAAATAGGTTTGCTCGTCTTTTTTGCAGCGCTCAGTTTGTTTTCTCTCACTTTTTTTATCTTCGAAAACAATCTCAAGCCCACAATTCGGGAGATTGCGGAGGCCAAGGCTCGCTGGGTGGCAACGGAAGCGGTGAACAACGCCATCAAACAAAAAATTGCGGAGTCGGTTGACTACCACGAATTAATTTTTGTTCATAAAGATAGCCAGGGACGGATCGTCCTGATGCAGCCTAACATCGTCCGGATTAACCGCCTGGCTTCCGACACAACACTGGCAATCCAAACCACTTTAAAAGAACTGGCTGATGACCAATTTTTCATTCCTGTAGGGCAGGTTCTGGGGAGCCAGTTACTGGCCAACTACGGCCCTCGCATCAGGGTTTCCATTTGTCCGGTCGGTACCGTACGGACCAATGTTTTTGATCGTTTCGAGGAGGCGGGAATCAACCAGACGCGCCACCGGCTCTACCTGGATATTCAGAGCCAGGTCAAGGTGGTGATTCCCCTGATTACCTCGAATGTAAAGGTCGCAACCCAGGTGCCGGTTACCGATACGATTATCGTCGGGCAGGTCCCGGAAACGTATGTCAAGTTTTATGCAGGGGCACCGGGTAAGCAGTTTTAA